The Parasegetibacter sp. NRK P23 genome includes a window with the following:
- a CDS encoding family 43 glycosylhydrolase → MKLLVSILFLSAITAQASVDTLKPPAPALPGVFADPHIAAFGKKFYLYPTTDGTTGWMSDHFTAWSSADLIHWKPEGTILDLKKDITWADERAWAPAIAYKNKRYYYYFSADVNIGVAVSDKPAGPFKDPIGKPLVPKGKLRGQMIDPMVFVDDDGSAYLYWGQGNCNMVKLNDDMVSYDSTTLTSFRPQGYNEGSFVFKRNGTYYLMWSEYDTRDPRYSVAYATSKSPLGPYIKAEKNPVLKGRDLVKGAGHHSVVQVPGKDEWYIAYHRFKIPDGNGYNRETCISPMRFDAEGNILPVDVYESVPEKKRK, encoded by the coding sequence ATGAAACTATTAGTCAGTATTCTTTTTCTTTCTGCCATAACCGCGCAGGCATCGGTAGATACGTTAAAGCCACCGGCACCGGCTTTGCCCGGTGTGTTCGCCGATCCGCATATCGCGGCTTTCGGGAAAAAGTTTTATCTATACCCTACTACAGATGGTACCACCGGCTGGATGAGTGATCATTTTACCGCCTGGTCTTCTGCTGATCTCATCCACTGGAAACCCGAGGGTACGATTCTCGACCTGAAAAAAGACATCACCTGGGCCGACGAGCGTGCATGGGCGCCAGCCATCGCTTATAAGAATAAAAGATACTATTACTATTTTTCGGCCGATGTAAATATCGGTGTGGCTGTTTCCGATAAGCCTGCCGGTCCGTTCAAAGATCCGATCGGGAAACCCCTCGTTCCAAAAGGAAAACTTCGGGGCCAGATGATCGACCCGATGGTGTTCGTAGACGATGACGGGAGCGCATATCTCTATTGGGGACAGGGCAACTGCAATATGGTGAAGCTGAACGATGATATGGTTTCCTACGACAGTACCACGCTTACCAGTTTCAGGCCGCAGGGGTACAATGAAGGATCGTTCGTATTCAAGCGCAACGGCACCTATTACCTGATGTGGTCGGAATATGATACCCGTGATCCCCGGTATTCCGTGGCGTATGCTACTTCGAAATCGCCGTTGGGACCTTATATAAAAGCTGAAAAGAATCCGGTATTGAAGGGGCGCGACCTTGTGAAAGGCGCGGGACACCATTCCGTGGTGCAGGTGCCTGGAAAAGATGAATGGTACATCGCCTACCACCGGTTTAAGATTCCCGATGGGAATGGTTATAACCGTGAAACCTGTATTTCCCCTATGCGCTTTGATGCGGAAGGGAATATTCTGCCCGTGGATGTGTATGAATCAGTACCCGAAAAAAAGAGAAAATAA